A single window of Desulfovibrio psychrotolerans DNA harbors:
- a CDS encoding YebC/PmpR family DNA-binding transcriptional regulator — MAGHSKWANIQHRKGRQDAKRSKAFTKAAKEIIIAAKGGGDPAGNARLRAAIAAAKTVNLPKDKIENAIKKGTGELAGGDIAEVMYEGYGPGGVALLIEAATDNRNRTVAEVRHLLNKGGGSMGEAGCVGWMFDRKGVVTVTKEKISEEQVMELGLEAGAEDVVDQGSVWEVRAALADFEAVRAAFEAAGIEVDSAELAMIPQNSIEVDAQVGQKVLNLIDLLEDNDDVQNVWANFDMSDEVLAQLS, encoded by the coding sequence ATGGCCGGACATAGTAAATGGGCGAACATCCAGCATCGCAAGGGACGCCAGGACGCAAAGCGTTCCAAGGCCTTCACCAAGGCTGCCAAGGAAATCATCATTGCAGCGAAAGGTGGCGGCGACCCAGCTGGTAACGCCCGTCTGCGCGCCGCCATTGCCGCCGCCAAGACGGTGAACCTCCCCAAGGATAAAATTGAGAATGCCATAAAGAAGGGAACCGGCGAGTTGGCCGGTGGCGACATTGCGGAAGTGATGTACGAAGGCTACGGACCGGGCGGCGTGGCCCTGCTTATTGAAGCAGCCACGGACAATCGCAACCGCACCGTTGCGGAAGTGCGCCATCTGCTCAACAAGGGCGGCGGTTCCATGGGCGAAGCGGGCTGCGTGGGTTGGATGTTCGACCGCAAAGGCGTGGTTACCGTGACCAAGGAAAAAATATCCGAGGAACAGGTGATGGAACTCGGACTGGAAGCCGGTGCTGAAGACGTGGTCGATCAGGGTTCCGTGTGGGAAGTGCGCGCCGCACTTGCCGACTTTGAAGCTGTGCGCGCGGCCTTTGAGGCGGCGGGCATAGAGGTGGATTCGGCGGAACTGGCCATGATTCCCCAGAACAGCATAGAGGTGGACGCGCAGGTGGGGCAGAAGGTGCTGAACCTTATTGACCTGCTGGAAGACAACGATGATGTGCAGAACGTCTGGGCAAACTTTGACATGTCCGACGAGGTTCTGGCGCAACTGAGCTAG
- the ruvC gene encoding crossover junction endodeoxyribonuclease RuvC — MTQDCTVLGIDPGSRITGWGVVREVSGVVTLVDCGTVRTAEPDMARRMGIIFRGVTDVITALRPDEAAVEEVFTARNPASALKLGQARGAALAACAVQDIAVHGYEPTKVKQAIVGVGRAEKQQVAFMVATILGVKKPSWAVDASDALAVALCHLTMRRYNRLARLNGGRL; from the coding sequence ATGACGCAAGATTGTACCGTTCTGGGTATAGACCCCGGCTCCCGCATTACCGGCTGGGGTGTGGTGCGCGAGGTTTCCGGCGTGGTCACGCTGGTGGACTGCGGCACCGTGCGCACGGCGGAGCCGGACATGGCCCGCCGTATGGGAATTATCTTTCGCGGTGTGACAGATGTAATAACCGCGCTGCGCCCGGATGAGGCGGCGGTGGAAGAGGTGTTCACCGCCCGCAATCCCGCCTCTGCCCTCAAGCTGGGGCAGGCGCGCGGGGCCGCGTTGGCGGCTTGTGCCGTGCAGGATATTGCCGTGCACGGCTATGAACCCACTAAGGTGAAGCAGGCTATCGTGGGTGTGGGCAGGGCGGAAAAGCAGCAGGTAGCCTTTATGGTGGCCACCATTCTCGGCGTGAAAAAGCCTTCGTGGGCTGTGGACGCAAGCGATGCGCTGGCTGTGGCCCTGTGCCATCTGACCATGCGCCGCTACAACAGGCTGGCACGGCTGAACGGAGGCCGCCTGTAA
- the ruvA gene encoding Holliday junction branch migration protein RuvA has product MIAYLEGRLAEVAENAVVLVTAGGVGYLVHLPVHTLARLPASGEPLAVFTYTVVREDALELYGFHTWDERQTFAVLISISKVGARTALAILSQFRPADLRQVVAEDDVTALTRVSGIGKKSAQHIFLELKYKLKVESVPGGAVLSGAAPGSLFRDALAGLCNLGYSEDEAAPVLKNVLKEEPDLDVGGALRAALKALGRGR; this is encoded by the coding sequence ATGATAGCATATCTGGAAGGACGTCTCGCGGAAGTCGCGGAAAACGCCGTGGTGCTGGTTACTGCCGGCGGCGTGGGATATCTTGTCCATCTGCCCGTGCACACGCTGGCACGGCTGCCCGCCAGTGGCGAACCGCTGGCCGTATTCACCTATACCGTGGTCCGCGAAGATGCGCTGGAGCTGTACGGGTTTCATACCTGGGACGAGCGCCAGACCTTTGCGGTGCTCATTTCCATTTCCAAGGTGGGAGCCAGAACCGCCCTTGCCATTCTTTCCCAGTTCCGGCCCGCCGATTTGCGGCAGGTGGTGGCGGAGGATGATGTGACGGCGCTGACGCGTGTTTCCGGTATTGGCAAGAAGAGCGCGCAGCATATTTTTCTGGAACTCAAGTACAAGCTCAAGGTGGAGAGCGTTCCCGGAGGAGCCGTGCTCAGTGGTGCTGCGCCTGGCTCGTTGTTCCGCGATGCCTTGGCGGGGTTGTGCAATCTTGGCTACTCCGAGGACGAGGCCGCTCCGGTGCTGAAGAACGTACTAAAGGAAGAACCGGACCTTGATGTGGGCGGGGCGTTGCGTGCCGCGCTCAAGGCGCTGGGCAGGGGGCGCTGA
- the ruvB gene encoding Holliday junction branch migration DNA helicase RuvB produces the protein MPSCVDDTVRPPSLDEFIGQEELRANLHVYLQAARARGQAMDHTLFYGNPGLGKTTLSQIMASELGVNLVSTSGPVLERSGDLAAILTNLGRHDILFVDEIHRMPPAVEEVLYPALEDFKLDLVIGQGPGARTVKIELEPFTLVGATTRIGLLSSPLRDRFGCIFRLEFYSPEELARIVARTARILRVDLTPDGALEIGRRSRGTPRIANRLLRRVRDFASVKGNGAVDTEQAAEALCRMDVDESGLDQMDRKLLTVLIEHFGGGPVGVKTLAVACSEEVRTIEDIYEPYLIQCGFLKRTSRGRMATARAYRHLNLLA, from the coding sequence ATGCCCTCATGCGTGGATGACACCGTGCGCCCCCCTTCTCTGGACGAGTTTATCGGACAGGAGGAGCTGAGGGCCAATCTGCATGTGTATCTGCAGGCCGCCCGTGCGCGCGGGCAGGCAATGGACCACACTCTTTTCTACGGCAATCCGGGGCTGGGCAAGACCACCCTTTCGCAGATTATGGCCAGCGAACTGGGGGTGAACCTTGTCTCCACATCCGGTCCCGTGCTGGAGCGCAGCGGTGATCTGGCGGCGATTCTGACCAATCTGGGCCGTCATGATATTCTGTTTGTGGATGAGATACACCGCATGCCGCCCGCCGTGGAAGAGGTGCTTTATCCCGCGCTGGAAGATTTCAAGCTCGATCTCGTCATCGGGCAGGGACCGGGAGCGCGTACGGTTAAGATTGAGCTGGAACCCTTTACCCTTGTGGGGGCTACCACGCGCATCGGCCTGCTCTCTTCTCCTCTGCGCGACCGTTTCGGGTGTATTTTCCGACTGGAGTTCTACAGCCCTGAGGAGCTTGCCCGCATTGTGGCGCGCACGGCCCGTATTCTGCGTGTGGACCTGACACCTGACGGGGCTTTGGAGATAGGCCGCCGTTCGCGGGGCACGCCGCGCATAGCCAACAGGCTGCTGCGGCGGGTGCGCGATTTCGCCAGCGTGAAGGGGAACGGTGCCGTGGACACGGAACAGGCTGCGGAAGCCCTGTGCCGGATGGACGTGGACGAGAGCGGATTGGACCAGATGGACCGCAAGCTGCTCACCGTGCTCATAGAGCATTTTGGCGGCGGGCCGGTGGGGGTGAAAACCCTTGCGGTGGCCTGTTCCGAAGAAGTGCGCACCATAGAAGATATTTATGAGCCGTATCTGATCCAGTGCGGCTTTCTCAAGCGCACGTCGCGCGGGAGAATGGCAACGGCCCGTGCCTACCGTCATCTGAACCTGCTGGCCTGA
- the thyX gene encoding FAD-dependent thymidylate synthase: protein MPQTTCRVSLLASTPDPTSLIYAAFRQCYHAGFVGDMWPRLLAGEVAHDKQRAFIAKVMESGHTSPIEHVSFTFAAEGVSRALTHQLVRHRIASYSQQSQRYVDGSDCDYILPPAIARIPEAKARFEAFMAEVGSAYRDLKAILEANGRGDKAKEDARFVLPQAAESKIVFTMNCRSLINFFEHRCCTRAQWEIRSMANGMLGICREVLPVIFDVAGARCERLGYCPEGEKFTCGKYPLP from the coding sequence ATGCCGCAGACGACATGCCGTGTGAGCCTGCTCGCGTCCACGCCGGACCCGACTTCATTAATATATGCTGCCTTCCGCCAATGCTATCACGCCGGATTTGTGGGCGACATGTGGCCCCGTCTGCTGGCGGGAGAGGTGGCTCATGACAAGCAACGGGCCTTTATCGCCAAGGTCATGGAGTCCGGGCACACCAGCCCCATTGAGCATGTGAGCTTTACCTTTGCGGCGGAAGGGGTTTCCCGCGCGCTTACGCACCAGCTTGTGCGACACAGAATTGCCTCGTATTCGCAGCAGAGCCAGCGCTATGTGGACGGGTCGGATTGTGACTATATTCTGCCCCCTGCCATTGCCCGTATTCCTGAGGCCAAGGCCCGCTTTGAAGCCTTTATGGCTGAGGTGGGAAGTGCCTACCGTGACCTGAAAGCCATATTGGAGGCCAATGGCCGGGGAGACAAGGCCAAGGAGGATGCCCGGTTTGTGCTGCCGCAGGCTGCTGAATCCAAGATTGTTTTCACCATGAACTGCCGTAGCCTTATCAATTTTTTTGAACACCGCTGCTGCACCCGTGCGCAGTGGGAAATACGCTCCATGGCAAACGGCATGCTGGGCATCTGCCGTGAGGTGCTGCCTGTCATTTTCGACGTGGCGGGAGCGCGTTGCGAACGGCTGGGATACTGCCCGGAAGGGGAAAAGTTCACCTGCGGTAAGTATCCGCTTCCCTAA
- the dnaA gene encoding chromosomal replication initiator protein DnaA has translation MIEIWPHIQQILQKRLTPGLFKVWITPLAAEVSGKEIRLTAPNDFVASWVRDRLLDDITAAAAEVMSLSQNDLSATGEMPVVTVCASKTPQQAPARTLTQAGVLPLNQADHAEAAFGAKTVADWRICDAGEVANGFAASGERFGVAGGTQYSMTQQAGFAETRQMSLPISQPLVSRVVDWRFDFESFVVGPSNNLAFAASQGITRSSQSADTLFLSSGPGLGKTHLMQAVGNELCRSSNRSRVRVEYLTAEEFGTRLIAALKSREVDRFKARYRDVDLLLLEDVHFLQGKERMQDEVLATIKALQSRGSRVVLSSSFAPRDLKELDSQLVSRFCSGFLAAIERPDFATRRDILRRKASQYQVTLPDNVTDLLAENIRADVRQIESCLHNLILKARILNQQISMNIAWEVISQYASHETVMDMESIVRCVCNGFDLSPSQLNSRSRRRELVVARNTVFYLARKHTDMSLKDIGDHFNRKHSTVLKGITNLEREMSRETPIGRQVASTVALIERNGRVLYT, from the coding sequence ATGATTGAAATTTGGCCGCATATTCAGCAGATTCTGCAAAAAAGACTCACTCCGGGCCTGTTCAAGGTCTGGATAACGCCGCTTGCAGCCGAGGTGTCAGGGAAGGAAATCCGCCTGACCGCCCCTAATGATTTTGTGGCATCCTGGGTGCGCGACAGGCTGCTTGATGATATTACCGCAGCGGCTGCCGAAGTAATGAGTTTGTCGCAGAATGACCTTTCTGCAACGGGAGAGATGCCCGTTGTGACGGTGTGCGCCAGCAAGACTCCGCAGCAGGCTCCTGCACGTACTCTCACTCAGGCCGGAGTTCTGCCTTTGAATCAGGCGGACCATGCGGAGGCTGCGTTTGGTGCAAAGACCGTTGCGGATTGGCGTATCTGCGATGCCGGCGAGGTGGCGAACGGATTTGCCGCGTCCGGCGAACGGTTCGGCGTTGCCGGTGGCACCCAGTATTCCATGACGCAGCAGGCAGGTTTTGCGGAAACCCGGCAGATGTCGCTGCCCATAAGCCAGCCGTTGGTGAGCAGGGTCGTTGACTGGCGGTTCGATTTTGAGAGCTTTGTGGTGGGGCCCAGCAACAATCTGGCATTTGCCGCCTCGCAAGGCATAACCCGCTCGTCGCAGTCCGCCGACACGCTGTTTTTGAGTTCCGGGCCGGGGCTGGGCAAGACGCATCTTATGCAGGCTGTGGGCAACGAGCTGTGCCGCAGCAGCAACCGGAGCCGTGTGCGGGTGGAGTATCTTACGGCGGAAGAGTTCGGCACCCGGCTTATAGCCGCCCTGAAGAGCCGTGAGGTGGACCGGTTTAAGGCCCGATACCGCGATGTGGACCTGCTGCTGCTGGAAGATGTGCACTTTCTGCAGGGCAAGGAACGTATGCAGGACGAGGTGCTTGCCACCATTAAAGCCCTGCAGTCACGCGGCTCGCGCGTGGTGCTTTCCAGTTCTTTTGCTCCCCGTGACCTGAAGGAATTGGACAGCCAGCTTGTATCCCGGTTCTGCTCCGGATTTCTTGCCGCCATTGAGCGGCCTGACTTTGCCACCCGACGGGACATTCTGCGCCGCAAAGCCAGCCAGTATCAGGTTACGCTGCCGGACAACGTGACCGACCTGCTGGCTGAGAATATTAGGGCCGATGTGCGGCAGATTGAAAGCTGCCTGCACAATCTTATTCTGAAGGCCCGCATTCTCAATCAGCAGATTTCCATGAACATTGCGTGGGAGGTGATCAGCCAGTACGCCTCGCACGAAACCGTCATGGATATGGAAAGCATTGTCCGTTGCGTGTGCAACGGGTTTGACCTGTCGCCGTCGCAGCTCAACTCGCGCAGCCGCCGCCGTGAACTGGTGGTGGCCCGCAACACGGTCTTTTATCTGGCCCGGAAACATACGGATATGTCCCTCAAGGATATCGGAGACCACTTTAACCGCAAGCACTCCACCGTGCTCAAGGGTATTACCAACCTTGAACGCGAGATGAGCCGCGAAACCCCCATCGGGCGGCAGGTTGCCAGCACGGTGGCCTTGATTGAGCGCAACGGGCGGGTTCTTTACACCTGA
- a CDS encoding helix-turn-helix domain-containing protein yields the protein MERGQAYVEIAPRLMGLRESVGLTVEELAAKVGVRPQTVVLYEEGESEIPVSYLKDVAAACGVDLTALIAGHEAHLHDYTIVRKGQGLSVARRADYDYFHLASRFTHKHMEPFLVTVPPKDENELVWNEHGGQEFIYMLKGTLEIWLDQRRHELEVGDSIYFDSTIPHALRGLNEEEAVFLDVIS from the coding sequence ATGGAAAGGGGACAGGCGTATGTTGAAATAGCCCCGAGGCTTATGGGGCTGAGGGAGTCTGTGGGGCTTACCGTGGAGGAATTGGCCGCCAAGGTGGGAGTGCGTCCGCAGACAGTGGTGTTGTATGAAGAAGGCGAATCCGAGATACCGGTAAGTTATCTCAAGGATGTGGCCGCTGCCTGTGGTGTGGACTTGACAGCCCTTATTGCCGGGCATGAGGCGCACCTGCATGATTATACCATTGTGCGCAAAGGGCAGGGCTTGAGCGTAGCGCGGCGGGCGGATTACGACTATTTTCACCTGGCTTCCCGGTTCACTCATAAGCATATGGAGCCGTTTTTGGTGACGGTGCCGCCCAAGGACGAAAACGAGCTTGTATGGAACGAGCACGGCGGGCAGGAATTTATTTATATGCTTAAGGGCACGCTGGAGATATGGCTTGACCAGCGCAGGCATGAGCTTGAGGTGGGCGATTCCATCTATTTTGATTCCACCATCCCCCACGCGCTGCGCGGTCTGAACGAGGAGGAAGCGGTGTTTCTGGATGTGATTAGCTAG
- a CDS encoding AMP-binding protein yields MQKLSCSSYKDLLARFALELPSRYNFAFDHLDRMADGQTEFANPLAIVHVDDDGIRRDYTFAWLKEASARLANALRDKGLRKGDRVMLVLYRRIEFWVSMLACHKLGLVPVPSPAQLTPKDIVFRVNRAAIRGMIVDSSITGRVEAARPECESLHCLVQVGGGNLPEGWHDYEALSREASPVFPKPEGDALACDTDPLLIFFSSGTTGMPKMVEHIHTYPLGHFVTGAYWHDLREGDLHLTLADTGWGKAVWGKFYGQWMSGATVFVWDFRGKFEPARLLEQVAEHGITTFCAPPTVYRFLVREELARYDLSRLRHCTTAGELLNDSVFRDWKRLTGLPIYEGYGQTETTLQICTLPFMEAKPGSIGRAAPGWDIVLRDAEGNECPPGEEGEICVRVAEGAPVGLFTGYLEDPEKTASVMLNGYYHTGDKAWMDGDGYFWFLGRVDDLIKSSGYRIGPFEVESALVSHPSVVEAAVTGVPDELRGQIVKATVVLAPGFAPSEELTKALQDHVKQVTAPYKYPRIIDYVSELPKTISGKIRRVEIRQRDEAASKA; encoded by the coding sequence ATGCAGAAACTTTCCTGTTCCAGCTATAAGGACCTGCTCGCGCGTTTTGCGCTGGAGCTTCCTTCCCGTTATAATTTTGCCTTTGATCATCTGGACCGCATGGCGGACGGGCAGACGGAGTTTGCCAATCCGCTGGCCATCGTTCATGTGGACGATGATGGCATACGCCGGGATTATACCTTCGCGTGGCTTAAGGAGGCTTCTGCCCGGCTTGCCAATGCCCTGCGCGACAAAGGGTTGCGCAAGGGCGACCGTGTGATGCTGGTTTTGTACCGGCGTATTGAGTTCTGGGTATCCATGCTTGCCTGCCATAAGCTGGGATTGGTGCCTGTTCCTTCACCCGCTCAGCTTACTCCCAAGGACATTGTGTTCCGGGTGAACAGGGCGGCCATTCGCGGTATGATTGTGGACAGTTCCATCACCGGGCGGGTGGAAGCGGCCAGGCCGGAATGTGAAAGCCTCCATTGCCTTGTGCAGGTGGGGGGGGGAAACCTGCCCGAAGGCTGGCACGACTATGAAGCCTTGTCCCGCGAGGCATCGCCGGTTTTCCCCAAACCGGAAGGGGATGCGCTGGCATGCGACACTGACCCTCTGCTCATCTTTTTTTCTTCCGGCACCACAGGTATGCCCAAGATGGTGGAGCACATTCACACCTATCCGCTGGGCCATTTTGTTACCGGGGCGTACTGGCACGACCTGCGGGAGGGTGACCTGCATCTGACCTTGGCTGATACCGGATGGGGCAAGGCTGTGTGGGGCAAGTTTTACGGGCAGTGGATGTCCGGTGCCACGGTTTTTGTCTGGGATTTTCGCGGCAAGTTTGAACCTGCGCGCCTGCTGGAGCAGGTTGCGGAGCATGGTATAACCACGTTTTGCGCGCCGCCCACCGTCTACAGGTTTCTGGTGCGTGAGGAGCTTGCCCGCTACGACCTTTCCCGGCTGCGCCACTGCACCACGGCAGGGGAACTGCTCAACGACAGCGTATTCCGCGACTGGAAACGGCTGACCGGGCTGCCCATTTATGAAGGGTACGGCCAGACGGAGACTACCCTGCAGATATGTACGCTGCCGTTTATGGAGGCCAAGCCCGGCTCTATTGGCCGTGCTGCGCCGGGGTGGGACATTGTTCTGCGTGATGCGGAGGGCAATGAGTGTCCTCCCGGTGAGGAAGGGGAGATATGCGTCCGGGTGGCGGAAGGTGCACCCGTGGGGCTGTTCACCGGCTATCTGGAAGACCCGGAGAAGACGGCATCCGTGATGCTGAACGGCTACTACCATACCGGTGACAAGGCGTGGATGGACGGGGACGGGTACTTCTGGTTTCTCGGACGGGTGGACGACCTCATCAAGTCTTCCGGCTACCGCATAGGGCCTTTTGAGGTGGAATCTGCGCTGGTATCGCACCCCTCGGTGGTGGAGGCGGCGGTGACGGGCGTTCCTGATGAACTGCGCGGGCAGATAGTCAAGGCAACCGTGGTGCTGGCTCCCGGATTCGCACCCTCGGAAGAACTGACCAAGGCGTTGCAGGATCATGTGAAGCAGGTGACCGCGCCGTACAAGTATCCGCGCATCATCGACTATGTGTCTGAATTGCCCAAGACCATTTCCGGCAAGATACGCCGGGTGGAGATTCGCCAGCGGGACGAGGCTGCTTCCAAGGCATAG
- a CDS encoding Tex family protein yields MNASTLRIAEELKLSASKVDAVIALLQEGATIPFMARYRKELTGGMDEVVLAALRDRHEQIIELEKRRTAIMQSLQERELLTPALQTALGNAQTLAVLEDIYLPYRPKRRTRAQIARERGLEPLADLLWRQSPEDIPARLAEAFIAPQNDVPDAETALAGARDILAERISEDAETRRVMRLMFTMRGEIVSTRARTTKETAGESQAKGKDDPSATYRDYFEWKEPVRTAPGHRILAMLRGERENVLSLSVRPDEAQALTALKGHFITTANACSREVALAVEDGYRRLLAPSMENETRTLLKTRADEEAIAVFAANLRELLLAPPLGQKRILALDPGFRTGAKLVCLDAQGALLHTETIYPVTGGPRAEEASVRVRSLVERFAVEAIAIGNGTASRETEAFVRSLGLPAAIPVVMVNESGASVYSASETARREFPDHDITVRGAASIGRRLADPLAELVKIDPKSIGVGQYQHDVDQAALKKALEDVVVSCVNSVGVELNTASAELLSHVSGLGPALAQNIVAHRTENGPFRSRKELLKVKRLGPKAFEQCAGFLRIHDAADPLDASAVHPESYPVVQAMAKELGCHVADLMRDAALRDKIHLERYVSGNVGLPTLRDIMAELARPGRDPRPPFTAFSFAEGVHEISDLSPGMVLPGIVTNVTKFGAFVDIGVHQDGLVHVSQLADTFVKDPAQVVRVQQRVQVRVLEVDAPRKRISLSMKGLRA; encoded by the coding sequence ATGAATGCCAGCACACTACGCATTGCCGAAGAACTGAAGCTCTCCGCCTCCAAAGTAGACGCCGTAATAGCCCTGCTGCAGGAAGGGGCAACCATCCCCTTCATGGCGCGCTACCGCAAAGAGCTTACCGGCGGCATGGACGAAGTGGTCCTCGCAGCCCTGCGTGACCGCCACGAGCAGATTATTGAACTGGAAAAACGTCGCACGGCCATCATGCAGTCTCTGCAGGAACGCGAGCTGCTCACTCCTGCATTGCAGACAGCCCTTGGCAACGCCCAAACCCTTGCCGTCCTTGAAGACATCTACCTGCCTTACCGCCCCAAACGGCGCACCCGCGCCCAAATCGCCCGGGAGCGCGGTCTGGAACCGCTGGCAGACCTGCTGTGGCGGCAGTCGCCGGAAGACATTCCCGCCCGTCTGGCAGAAGCCTTCATCGCACCGCAGAATGATGTTCCCGATGCGGAGACCGCCCTCGCCGGTGCCCGCGACATCCTTGCGGAACGCATCAGCGAAGACGCAGAAACACGCAGGGTTATGCGCCTCATGTTCACCATGCGCGGCGAAATAGTTTCCACCCGTGCAAGAACAACCAAGGAAACCGCCGGCGAATCACAGGCAAAGGGTAAAGATGACCCCTCCGCCACCTACCGTGACTACTTCGAGTGGAAAGAACCTGTGCGCACCGCGCCCGGCCACCGCATTCTGGCCATGCTGCGGGGTGAACGGGAAAACGTGCTCTCTCTTTCCGTCCGCCCGGATGAAGCACAGGCCCTCACAGCGCTGAAAGGGCATTTTATCACCACTGCCAATGCCTGCTCGCGCGAAGTGGCCCTTGCCGTGGAAGACGGTTACCGACGCCTGCTCGCTCCCTCCATGGAAAACGAAACCCGCACCCTGCTCAAAACCAGGGCCGATGAAGAAGCCATCGCCGTATTCGCAGCCAACCTGCGCGAACTCCTGCTCGCCCCCCCGCTGGGGCAAAAACGCATTCTCGCACTGGACCCCGGCTTCCGTACCGGAGCCAAGCTGGTCTGTCTGGATGCGCAGGGCGCCCTGCTGCACACGGAGACCATCTACCCCGTCACTGGCGGCCCGCGCGCAGAAGAAGCCAGCGTGCGCGTGCGCTCTCTCGTGGAGCGCTTCGCTGTGGAGGCCATCGCCATAGGCAACGGCACCGCCTCCCGCGAGACGGAAGCCTTTGTCCGCTCGCTTGGGCTCCCTGCCGCCATTCCTGTGGTCATGGTCAATGAAAGCGGAGCATCGGTCTATTCCGCATCCGAAACAGCCCGCCGCGAATTTCCCGATCACGATATCACTGTGCGCGGCGCGGCCTCCATCGGCAGGCGCCTTGCCGACCCGCTGGCAGAGCTGGTGAAAATCGACCCCAAATCCATCGGCGTAGGGCAGTACCAGCATGACGTGGATCAAGCCGCGCTTAAAAAGGCGCTGGAAGACGTGGTCGTCTCCTGCGTGAACAGCGTGGGCGTGGAACTGAACACGGCCAGTGCTGAGCTGCTGTCCCATGTTTCCGGTCTGGGGCCTGCCCTTGCGCAGAATATCGTGGCGCACCGCACAGAGAACGGCCCTTTCCGGTCACGCAAAGAACTCCTGAAGGTCAAACGGCTCGGTCCCAAGGCCTTTGAACAGTGCGCAGGGTTTCTGCGCATCCATGATGCGGCCGACCCGCTGGACGCCTCGGCCGTGCACCCCGAATCGTACCCTGTGGTGCAGGCTATGGCCAAAGAACTGGGCTGCCATGTGGCCGATCTCATGCGCGATGCTGCCCTGCGCGACAAAATCCATCTGGAACGCTATGTTTCGGGCAACGTGGGCCTGCCCACACTACGTGATATCATGGCTGAACTTGCCCGCCCCGGGCGCGATCCCCGGCCCCCCTTCACCGCCTTCTCCTTTGCGGAAGGCGTGCACGAGATCAGCGACCTCTCCCCCGGCATGGTCCTGCCCGGTATCGTCACCAACGTCACCAAGTTCGGAGCGTTCGTGGATATCGGCGTGCATCAGGACGGCCTTGTCCACGTCTCCCAACTTGCCGACACCTTCGTGAAGGACCCCGCGCAGGTCGTGCGGGTGCAGCAGCGGGTGCAGGTGCGTGTGCTGGAGGTGGACGCCCCCCGCAAGCGCATCAGCCTGTCCATGAAGGGGCTTCGCGCGTAG
- the tpx gene encoding thiol peroxidase, with translation MIERTGAITFKGTPLTLQGAPVAVGDKAPDFTVLGNDLSPKTLADYKGKVLIISAVPSLDTPVCDVETRRFNQEAAKLGSDVAVLTISADLPFAQSRWCGAAGIDAVTTLSDHRDMSFGAAYGLIIKELRLLTRAVLVVDKQGLITYLQIVPEVAHEPNYDAVIAAARASM, from the coding sequence ATGATCGAACGTACCGGCGCCATTACCTTCAAAGGAACCCCGCTGACCCTGCAGGGAGCCCCCGTTGCCGTGGGAGACAAAGCTCCGGACTTCACGGTTCTGGGCAACGACCTCTCACCCAAGACCCTTGCAGACTACAAAGGAAAGGTGCTTATCATCTCAGCCGTCCCCTCACTGGACACCCCCGTATGCGATGTGGAAACACGCCGCTTTAATCAGGAAGCAGCCAAACTTGGCTCTGATGTGGCTGTTCTGACCATCTCGGCCGACCTTCCTTTCGCCCAGTCCCGCTGGTGCGGTGCTGCGGGCATCGACGCCGTCACCACCCTTTCCGACCACAGAGATATGTCCTTCGGCGCAGCCTACGGGCTTATTATCAAAGAACTGCGCCTGCTTACACGCGCTGTTCTGGTGGTGGACAAACAGGGCCTGATCACCTACCTGCAAATCGTGCCGGAGGTAGCCCACGAACCCAACTACGATGCCGTCATCGCGGCTGCCCGAGCCTCCATGTAG